From a region of the Mesomycoplasma ovipneumoniae ATCC 29419 genome:
- a CDS encoding IS1634 family transposase, which yields MKKQNLILFNVWGSSKDKPYKYVGWTQGYSKGPKRWFSLGNERNLEKINPNAIQIIKEKLKLFSNLDDKDKVKTVLLDSIKNSAIIEGSVFVGGELIEKFIEKHNIFESLPKSRHKNMKEIFNYLISKRITDPGSIINAFDKNDDYSNQINASKNSFYKLLDLVFESQNQLLDSLNKMVISELGQRGNEFYFDSSTIYFETFERKDAKFQEDQIVVALACDKNGIPFHFKVFKGNTGNSSTLIPFVLDVEFKYNIKKMIIIADRGTLTATNIRFLESRNYNFIISYHPKVASQKFKNYLLDPSDYVDVNADFKYKKEEFYSSYKNKRYTENIRRRIITYSTKRAIKDRKAREEQIQSFIKKQNKDGFIEIDKLFGKKPKYFKQISNMKFELDQSKIDKDKQFDGYYVYETNILNLNVLDIVEKYHKQPNIEANFRSLKGLLNIRPVFLRIDEHILAHTLLCFISLVILKTIIFKINKHISDNKLFENSRLTEVGLVRMLQKLRQRVEFNTLDQQITFKNREGVPSDPNIWNRYDFYFDILINR from the coding sequence ATGAAAAAGCAAAATTTGATTTTATTTAATGTTTGAGGATCTTCAAAAGATAAACCATATAAATATGTTGGCTGAACACAAGGTTATTCCAAAGGTCCAAAACGTTGATTTAGTTTAGGAAATGAGCGGAATTTGGAAAAAATTAATCCAAATGCCATTCAAATTATCAAAGAAAAATTGAAATTGTTTTCAAATTTAGATGACAAGGATAAAGTCAAGACTGTTTTACTTGATTCTATTAAAAATTCCGCCATAATCGAAGGTTCGGTTTTTGTTGGCGGGGAATTAATTGAAAAATTTATTGAAAAGCACAATATTTTTGAATCACTTCCTAAAAGTAGACATAAAAATATGAAGGAAATTTTTAACTACTTAATTTCAAAACGGATCACTGATCCTGGCAGCATTATTAATGCTTTTGATAAAAATGATGACTACTCAAATCAAATAAATGCTTCCAAAAATAGCTTTTATAAGCTCTTAGATCTTGTTTTTGAGTCACAAAATCAACTTTTAGATAGTCTTAACAAAATGGTTATAAGCGAACTTGGACAAAGGGGCAATGAATTTTATTTTGATTCATCAACAATCTATTTTGAGACTTTTGAAAGAAAAGATGCTAAATTCCAAGAAGATCAAATTGTTGTTGCCTTAGCGTGTGATAAAAACGGAATTCCTTTTCATTTTAAAGTTTTTAAAGGAAATACAGGCAATTCTAGCACATTAATCCCTTTTGTATTAGATGTTGAATTCAAATATAATATCAAAAAAATGATAATAATTGCAGACCGTGGCACATTGACTGCTACAAATATTCGATTTCTTGAATCAAGAAACTATAATTTCATTATTTCTTATCACCCAAAGGTAGCCAGTCAAAAATTTAAAAATTATTTACTAGATCCTAGCGATTATGTTGATGTTAATGCCGATTTTAAGTATAAAAAAGAAGAATTTTATTCATCTTATAAAAATAAAAGATACACTGAAAATATTAGAAGAAGAATTATTACTTACAGCACAAAAAGAGCGATAAAAGACAGAAAAGCTCGCGAAGAGCAAATCCAAAGTTTTATTAAAAAACAAAATAAAGACGGTTTTATTGAAATAGACAAATTGTTCGGTAAAAAACCTAAATATTTTAAGCAAATTTCAAACATGAAATTTGAATTAGATCAAAGTAAAATTGACAAAGACAAACAATTTGATGGTTACTACGTTTATGAAACAAATATACTAAATTTGAATGTCTTAGACATAGTTGAAAAATACCATAAACAGCCAAATATTGAAGCTAATTTTAGAAGTCTAAAAGGTTTATTGAATATTCGTCCTGTATTTTTAAGAATTGACGAGCATATCCTAGCTCATACACTTTTGTGTTTTATCTCACTAGTTATTTTAAAAACTATAATATTTAAAATCAACAAACATATTAGTGATAACAAGTTATTTGAAAACAGTCGACTAACTGAAGTTGGTTTAGTAAGAATGTTGCAAAAATTAAGACAAAGGGTTGAATTTAACACTTTAGATCAGCAAATAACATTTAAAAATCGCGAAGGCGTGCCTAGTGACCCGAATATTTGAAATAGGTATGATTTTTACTTTGATATCTTAATAAATCGCTAA
- the rpsL gene encoding 30S ribosomal protein S12 has translation MPTISQLAKGCRVKKTWKSKVPALNMLYNSLHKKELKISSPFKRGVCTRVATMTPKKPNSALRKFARVKLSNGIEVNAYIPGEGHNLQEHSIVLIRGGKVKDLPGIRYHIVRGTQDTTGVAKRAQGRSKYGAKKPKTSK, from the coding sequence ATGCCAACAATTTCTCAATTAGCAAAAGGATGCCGAGTTAAGAAAACTTGAAAGTCAAAAGTTCCTGCATTGAATATGTTATATAATTCTTTGCACAAAAAAGAACTAAAAATTAGCTCGCCCTTTAAACGTGGAGTTTGCACAAGAGTTGCAACTATGACTCCTAAAAAACCTAACTCAGCATTACGTAAATTTGCAAGGGTAAAACTTTCAAATGGAATTGAAGTTAATGCCTATATTCCCGGTGAAGGCCACAATTTACAAGAACACTCAATTGTTTTAATTCGTGGTGGAAAAGTTAAAGACTTACCAGGGATTCGTTATCACATTGTCCGTGGAACTCAAGATACAACTGGTGTTGCAAAAAGAGCCCAAGGTCGTTCCAAATACGGAGCAAAAAAACCTAAAACTTCAAAGTAA
- a CDS encoding DUF4231 domain-containing protein, with product MNKEKLLSKIELDVIKLTAKARVSKGIFLFASIALILMSAFNGILSAYAITKNPNPTAVKLFVAIAFINAIISFVSSLSSFFVFENVYKKATEKINFYEEKKNELLSQDANIDEIAKQLGNIKIEN from the coding sequence ATGAATAAAGAGAAATTGCTTTCAAAAATTGAACTTGATGTTATAAAATTAACGGCAAAAGCACGTGTTTCTAAGGGTATTTTTTTATTTGCTAGTATTGCCTTAATTTTAATGTCGGCTTTTAATGGTATTTTATCTGCGTATGCAATTACTAAAAATCCTAATCCAACTGCGGTTAAGTTATTTGTCGCAATTGCTTTTATTAACGCAATTATTAGTTTTGTAAGTTCACTTTCTTCTTTTTTTGTTTTTGAAAATGTTTATAAAAAAGCAACAGAAAAAATTAATTTCTATGAAGAAAAGAAAAATGAGCTTTTATCCCAAGATGCAAACATTGATGAGATTGCAAAACAATTAGGGAACATAAAAATTGAAAATTAG
- the fusA gene encoding elongation factor G: MSRKFELKDYRNIGIMAHIDAGKTTTTERILFHTGKIHKIGETHDGVSQMDWMEQEKERGITITSAATTAFWKGKRINIIDTPGHVDFTVEVERSLRVLDGAVAVLDAQSGVEPQTETVWRQATTYGVPRVVYVNKMDKAGANFEASIESVRTKLNGNAVAIQLNIGAESDFSGIIDLVEMKAYNYDGQKEEVEYEIPIPSELQDKAALMRLALAEAVADYDENLFNDLLEEKEISAEQLKAAIRKATISGDFFPVVCGSSFKNKGVKKMIDAVIDYLPSPLDVPPVRAFRDDQEITIQADDGEEFSALAFKIMNDPFVGSLTFFRVYSGSLTKGTYIINSTKGKKERVGRILAMHANSREEINEVRTGDIGAFVGLKDTTTGDTLISEKSKTFVLEKMSFPEPVISQSLEPFSKAEVEKLANALQKLANEDPTFKTWTDTETGQTIIAGMGELHLDIIVDRLKREFNVQARVGKPQVSYRETITKSAEVEGKYIKQSGGRGQYGHVWIKFEPNPEEGFDFIDKIVGGKIPKEYIKSIQKGLEEKMQAGILAGYPLINVRATLFDGSFHEVDSSEMAFKIAASKALSRARDAVGTVLLEPIMDVSVFAPAEYAGDVMGDLSRRRGLVREQETRSDGANVIRGHVPLAEMFGYSTQLRSMTSGRGTYQMQFDHYEVVPKNISDVIVKQRAIKSDD, from the coding sequence ATGTCACGAAAATTTGAACTAAAAGATTACCGTAATATCGGAATTATGGCCCATATTGATGCCGGAAAAACAACAACAACCGAAAGAATTTTATTCCACACTGGTAAAATTCACAAAATTGGTGAAACTCATGACGGAGTTAGCCAAATGGACTGAATGGAACAAGAAAAAGAGCGTGGAATTACTATAACTTCTGCAGCAACAACTGCTTTTTGAAAAGGTAAAAGAATTAACATAATTGACACCCCAGGACACGTTGATTTTACCGTTGAGGTTGAACGTTCACTCAGGGTTCTTGATGGAGCAGTTGCTGTTCTTGATGCCCAATCAGGTGTTGAGCCCCAAACTGAAACTGTTTGAAGACAAGCAACAACTTATGGTGTTCCCCGTGTTGTTTATGTTAATAAAATGGATAAAGCTGGTGCTAATTTTGAGGCTTCAATTGAATCTGTGCGCACTAAATTAAACGGTAATGCCGTGGCAATTCAGTTAAATATTGGTGCTGAGTCTGATTTTAGCGGAATTATTGACCTTGTCGAAATGAAAGCTTATAACTACGATGGTCAAAAAGAAGAAGTTGAATACGAAATTCCAATTCCAAGTGAATTACAAGACAAAGCTGCCCTAATGCGACTTGCGCTAGCAGAAGCGGTTGCTGACTATGATGAAAATTTATTTAATGATCTTCTTGAAGAAAAAGAAATTTCTGCTGAGCAACTAAAAGCAGCAATTCGTAAAGCAACAATTAGTGGTGATTTTTTCCCGGTTGTTTGTGGTTCATCTTTTAAAAACAAAGGTGTAAAGAAAATGATCGATGCTGTTATTGATTATTTACCTTCACCACTTGATGTTCCACCAGTTAGAGCTTTTCGCGATGATCAAGAAATTACAATTCAAGCTGATGACGGTGAAGAATTTTCTGCCTTAGCTTTCAAAATTATGAACGATCCTTTTGTTGGTTCTTTGACTTTCTTCCGTGTTTATTCAGGAAGCCTGACAAAAGGAACTTACATAATTAACTCAACAAAAGGTAAAAAAGAACGTGTTGGCCGTATTTTAGCAATGCATGCTAATTCACGTGAAGAAATTAACGAAGTTCGTACCGGTGATATTGGTGCTTTTGTTGGTCTCAAAGACACAACAACAGGTGATACACTAATTTCTGAAAAGTCCAAAACTTTTGTGCTTGAAAAAATGAGTTTTCCTGAACCTGTTATTTCCCAGTCGCTCGAACCATTTTCAAAAGCTGAAGTTGAAAAACTAGCTAATGCCCTCCAAAAACTTGCAAACGAAGATCCAACTTTCAAAACTTGAACTGACACTGAAACTGGACAGACAATTATTGCTGGAATGGGAGAATTACACCTTGATATTATTGTTGACCGGCTAAAACGTGAATTTAACGTGCAAGCACGCGTTGGAAAACCACAAGTTTCTTACCGTGAAACAATTACAAAATCCGCTGAAGTTGAAGGAAAATACATCAAACAATCCGGTGGACGTGGACAATATGGTCATGTTTGAATTAAATTTGAACCTAACCCAGAAGAAGGCTTTGATTTTATTGATAAAATTGTCGGTGGAAAAATTCCAAAAGAGTATATAAAATCAATTCAAAAAGGTCTTGAAGAAAAAATGCAAGCCGGAATTTTGGCCGGATATCCTTTAATTAATGTAAGAGCAACTTTATTTGACGGTTCTTTCCACGAAGTGGACTCTTCAGAAATGGCCTTTAAAATTGCCGCCTCAAAAGCGCTTTCACGTGCTCGTGATGCCGTTGGAACTGTTTTACTTGAGCCAATTATGGACGTTTCTGTTTTTGCACCTGCCGAATATGCCGGAGACGTTATGGGTGACTTATCACGTCGTCGTGGACTTGTTCGTGAACAAGAAACTAGATCTGATGGAGCAAATGTTATTCGTGGACATGTTCCATTAGCAGAAATGTTTGGATATTCAACCCAATTACGTTCAATGACATCAGGACGAGGAACTTACCAAATGCAATTTGATCATTATGAAGTTGTTCCAAAAAATATTTCTGATGTAATTGTTAAACAACGGGCAATCAAATCTGACGACTAA
- a CDS encoding Hsp33 family molecular chaperone HslO, which translates to MSSYSKVYLHKNILIVVSEMTEIVNKAINIHKLKNISSLILASFINVFGPLPTLIKEKTAGFSVKINSETVESLVLETNKKGQIRASFSANNFEIPTNVFKNYNTNLLVSSYIGTSGFLKINQFTKKTNYSGQVKLQKGDFITDLAYFFHQSQQINSVVKNLIELDENSKITKAQSLIIQLLPNHSEEELQEVEAWLENEKITDFMNFFSNFNQVDFQKWDYICNCKKSNFEANLKLLSQEDVDFLIEKYKKIEFKCNFCSISKKFNKKDWLMANKPFSIATVESLTGGALAAEIVKKPGASKFFAGGLVCYQNEIKEKIGIDTKNGVTNAKTALKMAKYGLDFFQTKYAIALTGNAGPTVQDGKLGQVFIAINDEVWELNFTGSRSEIIQASLDFAIEKIKEISKNSIKIF; encoded by the coding sequence ATGTCATCATATTCTAAAGTTTATTTGCACAAAAATATTCTAATAGTTGTCTCAGAAATGACTGAAATTGTTAATAAAGCGATTAATATTCACAAATTAAAGAATATTAGTTCACTTATTTTAGCAAGTTTTATTAATGTTTTTGGGCCACTTCCAACTTTGATTAAGGAAAAAACAGCTGGATTTTCCGTCAAAATTAATTCTGAAACTGTTGAATCTTTAGTTCTTGAAACAAATAAAAAAGGCCAAATTCGTGCCAGTTTTTCAGCAAATAATTTTGAAATCCCGACTAATGTTTTCAAAAATTACAACACAAACCTACTTGTAAGCTCATATATTGGAACTTCTGGTTTTTTAAAAATTAACCAATTTACAAAAAAAACTAATTATTCAGGTCAAGTTAAGCTTCAAAAAGGTGATTTTATCACTGATTTAGCTTATTTTTTCCACCAATCTCAGCAAATTAATTCAGTAGTAAAAAATTTAATTGAACTTGATGAAAATTCAAAAATAACAAAAGCTCAATCCTTAATTATTCAGCTTTTGCCTAATCATTCTGAAGAAGAACTACAAGAGGTAGAAGCCTGACTAGAAAATGAAAAAATAACGGATTTCATGAACTTTTTTTCAAATTTTAATCAGGTTGACTTCCAAAAATGGGATTATATTTGTAACTGTAAAAAGTCAAATTTTGAAGCAAATTTGAAACTTTTAAGTCAAGAAGATGTTGATTTTTTAATTGAAAAATATAAAAAAATTGAATTTAAATGTAATTTTTGCTCAATTAGCAAAAAATTTAATAAAAAGGACTGATTAATGGCCAATAAACCATTTAGCATTGCTACGGTTGAATCTTTAACTGGAGGCGCACTTGCTGCTGAAATTGTAAAAAAACCCGGTGCAAGTAAATTTTTTGCCGGCGGACTTGTTTGTTATCAAAATGAAATTAAAGAAAAAATTGGTATTGATACAAAAAATGGTGTAACTAATGCCAAAACAGCCCTAAAAATGGCTAAATACGGTCTTGATTTTTTCCAAACTAAATATGCAATTGCTTTGACCGGAAATGCTGGCCCTACAGTTCAAGATGGCAAGCTCGGACAAGTATTTATTGCGATTAACGATGAAGTCTGAGAACTGAATTTTACCGGAAGTAGATCTGAAATTATACAAGCAAGTTTAGATTTTGCCATTGAAAAAATAAAAGAAATTTCAAAAAACAGCATAAAAATTTTTTAA
- the rpsG gene encoding 30S ribosomal protein S7 yields MSRKKQAPVRDVLADPVFNSKLITKAINSVMLDGKKTTAQNILYSSFKLVEEKTQKDALEVFEQAVKNVTPLTEVRSRRIGGTNYQVPMEVRLKRQQTLALRWLILFARKRNEKTMVVRLANEIIDAYNKTGGAFKKKEDTHKMAEANRAFAHFKW; encoded by the coding sequence ATGTCACGAAAAAAACAAGCCCCAGTGCGCGACGTGCTTGCTGATCCAGTTTTTAACTCAAAACTGATCACAAAAGCAATAAATAGCGTTATGTTAGACGGGAAAAAAACTACTGCCCAAAACATTCTTTATTCATCATTTAAATTAGTTGAAGAAAAAACTCAAAAAGATGCTCTTGAAGTTTTTGAACAAGCTGTAAAAAATGTAACTCCCCTAACCGAAGTTCGTTCACGTCGTATCGGGGGAACAAACTATCAAGTTCCAATGGAAGTTCGTCTAAAACGTCAACAGACACTTGCTTTGCGTTGATTAATTCTTTTTGCCAGAAAACGTAACGAAAAAACAATGGTTGTTCGTCTTGCAAATGAAATAATTGATGCTTATAATAAAACAGGTGGGGCCTTCAAGAAAAAAGAAGATACTCACAAAATGGCTGAAGCAAACCGCGCTTTTGCACACTTTAAATGGTAG
- a CDS encoding DDE-type integrase/transposase/recombinase — MFQKHYEFLGLKSIAYKKQGKPAPKEKKFTRIWTEDHIKGEFSSENFGEKWFADIKFIKINNEWFYLHSIIETKSNYLLNFSISKTRFLEETINLVKETIKKYNIKPKFFHSDHGVEYANYKFANFLKQNNIQQSMSPKGNALANRPIEYFYAVFQRELLNIEGENFENVAIAYQKISEFIDWYNYERPQSCLSYKTPSYYMR, encoded by the coding sequence GTGTTTCAAAAACACTACGAATTTTTAGGATTAAAATCAATTGCTTATAAAAAGCAAGGAAAACCGGCACCAAAAGAGAAAAAGTTTACACGAATTTGGACTGAAGATCATATCAAAGGTGAATTTAGCTCAGAAAATTTTGGTGAAAAATGATTTGCTGATATTAAATTTATCAAAATTAACAACGAATGATTTTACCTACACTCAATTATTGAAACAAAATCCAATTACTTGCTCAATTTTTCAATTTCTAAAACAAGATTTTTAGAAGAAACTATAAACTTAGTAAAAGAAACAATCAAAAAGTATAATATTAAACCGAAATTTTTCCATTCAGATCATGGAGTGGAATATGCGAACTACAAATTTGCTAATTTTTTAAAGCAAAACAATATCCAACAATCAATGTCACCAAAAGGCAATGCCCTTGCAAACAGACCTATTGAATATTTTTATGCAGTTTTTCAACGAGAATTGCTTAATATTGAGGGCGAAAATTTTGAAAATGTAGCTATTGCTTATCAAAAAATAAGTGAATTTATTGATTGGTATAACTATGAAAGGCCTCAAAGTTGCTTATCATATAAAACTCCAAGCTATTATATGAGGTAA
- a CDS encoding chromate transporter has translation MNTKNIKNMKMRDFLTLLWFVVKISLISFGGGNSLMPIIFSQAVVKKGWISKSDFDQGLILTNLLPGPSSLQMMALVCIKKLGAFWGVIATVLGIFPHILLFFTLFILVKNLPSRYLVTFNLAIFSTIIGILLGFCYIYWKKDKNSMNKLVYYTVLLLSFAYSLFVPSPYNLAIVPILVIIFIYSVLFLFKKWKKNRDFTN, from the coding sequence ATGAATACAAAAAATATTAAAAACATGAAAATGAGAGATTTTTTAACACTTTTATGGTTTGTGGTAAAAATTTCTTTAATTTCTTTTGGCGGAGGAAATTCTTTAATGCCTATTATTTTTAGTCAGGCAGTTGTCAAAAAAGGATGAATTTCAAAAAGTGATTTTGATCAAGGTTTAATTTTGACCAATTTGCTCCCCGGACCTTCATCACTTCAAATGATGGCATTAGTTTGCATTAAAAAATTAGGCGCTTTTTGGGGTGTTATAGCAACAGTTTTGGGAATTTTCCCACATATTTTATTATTTTTTACTTTATTTATTTTAGTAAAAAATTTACCTTCAAGATATTTAGTCACTTTTAACTTAGCAATTTTTTCAACAATTATCGGAATTTTACTTGGATTTTGTTATATTTATTGAAAAAAAGATAAGAATTCAATGAATAAATTAGTTTATTACACCGTTTTATTATTAAGTTTTGCATATTCTTTGTTTGTTCCAAGCCCGTATAATTTAGCAATTGTCCCAATTTTAGTAATTATTTTTATATATTCAGTCTTATTTTTGTTTAAAAAATGAAAGAAAAACCGTGATTTTACTAATTAG
- a CDS encoding chromate transporter produces the protein MGLAVISLIVFGGGQVFMPVFNWFWLQLGELGLDIDQEQINQIFTVANSTPGVFSIKLAAVTGFLIADFGVLGWFLSFIFLMAFILPAIFLVVIWLKALNRVSQKNGSNFIKKAQIFRPAIIGIILALAFQLFINLVLVNYAFNSNNGYFVTKEVSDFISGWRLWVFILFAIFWSITVFILYLRKVNVFLLIIIGVSLSLISLQPWL, from the coding sequence TTGGGGCTAGCAGTTATTAGTTTAATTGTCTTTGGTGGCGGGCAAGTTTTTATGCCTGTTTTTAACTGGTTTTGATTACAACTTGGAGAGCTAGGCCTTGACATTGATCAAGAACAAATTAATCAAATTTTCACTGTCGCAAATTCAACACCAGGTGTTTTTTCAATTAAATTGGCCGCTGTTACTGGATTTTTAATTGCAGATTTTGGAGTTTTAGGTTGATTTCTTTCATTTATTTTTTTAATGGCATTTATATTACCGGCAATTTTTTTAGTTGTAATTTGATTAAAGGCTTTAAATAGAGTTTCGCAAAAAAATGGCTCAAATTTTATAAAAAAAGCACAAATTTTTCGGCCGGCAATTATTGGAATTATTTTAGCGCTTGCTTTTCAACTTTTTATCAATTTAGTGCTTGTAAATTATGCTTTTAATTCTAATAATGGATATTTTGTCACAAAAGAAGTAAGTGATTTTATAAGCGGTTGAAGACTTTGAGTTTTTATTTTATTTGCAATTTTTTGGTCTATAACAGTTTTTATTTTATATTTGCGAAAGGTAAATGTTTTTCTGTTAATTATTATCGGAGTTTCGCTTTCACTTATTAGTTTACAACCTTGACTTTAG
- a CDS encoding MAGa7180 family putative nuclease — translation MYTNRKFYNKKEYFIDHEKRVLILNPAFHEKLLNKKFAFNTGFKKIGGTLIGEVLGLDSFSSPFRAFVKISKLDMPILDTKYIDAGVAIEPLVIKAISEKLDLEIETFPPEKYNYDYFSDDPIIGGIPDGFIKKTNIIIEIKTTGLKNFERWGKKGENLPQKYIKQAQLYAFLKNAEKYAIVATFLEEDDYENPKEFPIKKRHIKSYTFDVNESQVMDDIEKIKKWYNFYTKLGISPSFDPIVDAQILEYLSCENEQEWKQLWEKWTNSISKQNKKI, via the coding sequence ATGTATACAAATCGTAAATTTTATAATAAAAAAGAATATTTTATTGACCATGAAAAACGGGTTTTAATTCTTAACCCTGCTTTTCATGAAAAATTACTTAACAAAAAGTTTGCTTTTAACACCGGTTTTAAAAAAATTGGTGGAACTTTAATTGGAGAAGTGCTTGGACTTGATAGTTTTAGCTCCCCTTTCCGAGCTTTTGTCAAAATTTCAAAATTGGATATGCCAATTTTAGACACTAAATATATTGATGCCGGAGTTGCAATTGAGCCTCTTGTCATTAAAGCCATTTCTGAAAAATTAGATCTAGAAATTGAAACTTTTCCTCCCGAAAAATATAATTATGATTATTTTAGTGATGATCCAATTATTGGTGGAATTCCTGATGGTTTTATCAAAAAAACTAATATAATAATCGAAATTAAAACAACCGGCCTGAAAAATTTTGAAAGATGAGGCAAAAAAGGGGAAAATTTACCGCAAAAATACATAAAACAAGCTCAATTATATGCATTTTTAAAAAATGCTGAAAAATATGCAATTGTAGCAACATTTTTAGAGGAAGATGACTACGAAAACCCCAAAGAATTTCCTATAAAAAAAAGACATATAAAATCGTATACTTTTGATGTTAATGAATCTCAAGTTATGGATGATATAGAAAAAATTAAAAAATGGTATAATTTTTATACAAAGTTAGGTATTTCGCCAAGTTTTGACCCTATAGTTGATGCTCAAATTCTTGAGTATTTAAGTTGCGAAAATGAACAAGAGTGAAAACAACTTTGAGAAAAATGAACAAATTCAATATCTAAGCAAAATAAAAAAATATAA
- the tig gene encoding trigger factor, whose product MITREFLPNSAELKIKLVADPQKWVEYYDKAEKRQVAKVSLRGFRKGKVPLEKARPYLNPQAVFELALRMYLPELEKQAFSNVMDSDNVIESPVFNIVQMDKNTLEIEFLYPVYPEIKLPEYQNLKTKYAVKQVTKDDIEHQKQKLLESKGKFVNVNRPVKMGDIINFDFKGFIDDEPFEGGEAQDFELRIGSNSFISGFEEQLVGLEIEKEADIHVVFPEDYHVPAYASKKARFHVKINRIKESQPAKLTNDFVASLKIPNVETISQLEVYLEDLTKRENIEKARIEFQKNALVEIVDQVEIPLATKLVNAEVSRLNETFNSTLKQQGFTLEEYCRITKFTEQDIHNQLDAEARKLLKNSFIFAEIAKLEGLVPTQQDYDEQIALLSKFTGKSVEELNETIPHSEIQINITNKKVVDKLIEYNSEKTEEKTEEKTEEKTETTEKQNETNEEVNENKDGES is encoded by the coding sequence ATGATAACACGTGAATTTTTACCTAATAGTGCCGAACTTAAAATTAAGTTAGTAGCTGATCCGCAAAAATGAGTTGAATATTACGATAAAGCTGAAAAAAGACAAGTTGCAAAAGTGTCATTACGCGGTTTTAGAAAAGGGAAAGTGCCATTAGAAAAAGCCCGCCCATATTTAAATCCACAGGCAGTTTTTGAATTAGCGCTTAGAATGTACTTACCCGAACTTGAAAAACAAGCTTTTTCTAATGTAATGGATAGTGACAATGTTATTGAATCGCCAGTCTTTAATATTGTTCAAATGGACAAAAACACCTTAGAAATCGAGTTTCTTTACCCTGTTTATCCTGAAATTAAGCTTCCTGAATATCAAAATCTTAAGACAAAATACGCTGTAAAACAAGTGACAAAAGATGACATTGAACACCAAAAACAAAAACTTTTAGAATCAAAAGGAAAATTTGTTAATGTAAATCGTCCTGTAAAAATGGGAGATATTATTAATTTTGATTTTAAAGGCTTTATTGATGATGAACCTTTTGAAGGTGGAGAAGCACAAGACTTTGAACTTCGAATTGGTTCAAATAGCTTTATTTCCGGTTTTGAAGAACAACTAGTTGGGTTAGAAATTGAAAAAGAAGCCGATATTCATGTGGTTTTCCCAGAAGATTACCATGTTCCAGCTTATGCAAGTAAAAAGGCAAGATTTCATGTAAAAATCAACAGAATCAAAGAAAGTCAACCTGCTAAATTGACTAATGATTTTGTTGCTTCATTAAAAATTCCAAATGTTGAAACAATTAGCCAATTGGAAGTTTATCTTGAAGATCTTACAAAACGTGAAAATATTGAAAAAGCACGAATTGAGTTTCAAAAAAATGCACTTGTCGAAATTGTTGACCAAGTTGAAATTCCACTTGCAACTAAATTAGTTAATGCTGAAGTTAGTCGTTTAAATGAAACTTTTAATTCAACTTTAAAACAACAAGGCTTTACTCTTGAGGAATATTGCCGAATTACAAAATTCACTGAGCAAGATATTCATAATCAACTTGATGCTGAAGCAAGAAAATTACTTAAAAATTCCTTTATTTTTGCCGAAATTGCAAAACTTGAGGGATTAGTTCCAACCCAGCAAGATTATGACGAGCAAATTGCCTTGTTGTCAAAATTCACAGGTAAATCTGTCGAAGAACTAAACGAAACAATTCCTCATAGCGAAATTCAAATTAACATAACAAACAAAAAAGTTGTTGATAAGTTAATTGAATATAACAGCGAAAAAACTGAAGAAAAAACTGAAGAAAAAACTGAAGAAAAAACAGAAACAACAGAAAAACAAAATGAAACTAATGAAGAAGTAAATGAAAATAAGGATGGTGAATCGTAA